TCATTAATGGTTCAAGACTATAATTTTTACCTTTGATAAAGGAGTTCTTCAATACTTTATGAATAATTGTAGAAAACCTTTGATAGTCACCAGCATAAACACATTTATAGAGTTTTTTCTTGATAAACTTATATTGCCGCCATCTATTTTGAGATATTCTGAAAAATAATATGGAAGTTAATAGAACGGCGATAATGGCTAAAAGAGTCAGTAATTTAACCTTGTCTTTTGATAAATCATCAGACAGAGTGAGTTTTTCTTTTCTTTTATAAACAGTAAATTCATTAAATATTTCCTTTGCTTCTTCAATAGAGAGAGCAAACCCAACTCCTTCCAGAGGATAGCCGTTAAATGTAAGCATTTTAGAATTAACTATTCCAATGACTTCGCCATACTCATTGAATAAAGGACCTCCACTATTACCAAAATTAACTGGCAAACTTAATTGAAATAGGTGCAGGTTATTATTACTTACCCGTTCTGTAGAACCAATTACGCCACAAGCAACTGAATGTTTAAATGCCTTTGGGGGCATATTTACCTGTTGCGGTAATGGATTGCCGATGATAATAATGGGATTTCCCTCTCGGACCTTTGTCGGGTCTCCTATCTTGACCTGAGGTAAAGGTTTTCT
This genomic window from bacterium contains:
- a CDS encoding trypsin-like peptidase domain-containing protein; the protein is MISSLFIFFMILFVPYVFAQELLPTVADVVNEVSPAVVLIKGEKISQTYQPGRVIIKHDYRIGSGFIIDPAGYILTCHHIITDADNIEVELKSGEKYEAKILKIDKKTDISLLKISHRKPLPQVKIGDPTKVREGNPIIIIGNPLPQQVNMPPKAFKHSVACGVIGSTERVSNNNLHLFQLSLPVNFGNSGGPLFNEYGEVIGIVNSKMLTFNGYPLEGVGFALSIEEAKEIFNEFTVYKRKEKLTLSDDLSKDKVKLLTLLAIIAVLLTSILFFRISQNRWRQYKFIKKKLYKCVYAGDYQRFSTIIHKVLKNSFIKGKNYSLEPLM